A portion of the bacterium genome contains these proteins:
- a CDS encoding peptidylprolyl isomerase, with translation MCRHILTPREVAQRAQTVGRGLQAPLRMSACEGLVAAWRRFQGEEHPPQELAHVADAVQTALRRVLREDDPHAAALAADLLASFPADENLIALLEACENARGLPGVDVRRGVLGTLAALQADTAYAMADTLRPRIAAVLEAGFDFPEPHVRLAARAAAAAGNLIEPGLVPSEASLGATLPAHVRDPRQAPLALPFDAPRVRCITGRGDFVMALDGGIAPNTCATFLALVRDGFYEGLSFHRVVPDFVIQGGDPLGTGWGGPGFTIRSEWSTTTYERGTVGVAHSGRDTGGSQFFVTLSPQPHLDGRYTVFGKVVEGMEVAESMQPGDTFRLIVEP, from the coding sequence ATGTGCCGCCACATCCTGACGCCCCGGGAGGTCGCGCAACGGGCCCAGACGGTCGGCCGGGGCCTGCAGGCCCCGCTGCGCATGTCCGCCTGCGAAGGGCTCGTCGCGGCCTGGCGTCGTTTCCAGGGCGAGGAGCACCCGCCGCAGGAGTTGGCGCACGTCGCGGACGCGGTGCAGACGGCGTTGCGCCGTGTCCTGCGCGAGGACGATCCCCACGCCGCTGCCCTCGCCGCCGATCTGCTCGCCTCCTTCCCGGCCGACGAGAACCTGATCGCTCTGCTCGAGGCCTGCGAGAATGCCCGCGGCCTGCCCGGCGTGGACGTGCGCCGCGGCGTGCTGGGAACGCTCGCGGCTCTCCAGGCCGACACCGCCTACGCCATGGCGGACACCTTGCGCCCGCGCATCGCCGCCGTCCTCGAAGCCGGCTTCGACTTCCCCGAACCGCACGTGCGCCTGGCCGCCCGCGCGGCCGCCGCCGCCGGGAATCTGATCGAGCCCGGCCTGGTCCCCAGCGAGGCCAGCCTGGGCGCCACGCTGCCCGCCCACGTACGCGACCCTCGCCAGGCGCCCCTCGCCCTGCCCTTCGACGCACCGCGCGTGCGTTGCATCACCGGGCGCGGCGACTTCGTCATGGCGCTCGACGGGGGAATCGCACCCAACACCTGCGCCACGTTCCTGGCGCTCGTTCGCGACGGTTTCTACGAGGGCCTGTCCTTCCACCGCGTGGTGCCCGACTTCGTGATCCAGGGCGGCGATCCCCTGGGCACTGGCTGGGGCGGGCCCGGCTTCACGATCCGCAGCGAGTGGAGCACGACGACCTACGAGCGCGGCACCGTCGGGGTCGCCCATTCAGGCAGGGACACCGGCGGCAGCCAGTTCTTCGTCACCCTCTCCCCGCAGCCGCACCTCGACGGCCGCTACACCGTGTTCGGCAAGGTGGTCGAGGGCATGGAGGTTGCGGAATCGATGCAACCGGGCGACACTTTCCGACTGATC